A region from the Micrococcus cohnii genome encodes:
- a CDS encoding glutamyl-tRNA reductase, with the protein MTLFCLAASHHDVDLDTVARLSAGSSDVLAAVPTGSAKGAVVLATCNRVEIYAEAADADVSGASEQIVSALADSADVEVDVARRALRTLGPQATARHLFEVGAGLDSAVVGEREIAGQVRRALLEAREAGTATGPLVRLFESATRTAKDIGSQTALGATGRSVVTVALDLTEQLRGLHGEEERAAFWAEANVLLIGTGSYAGTTLAQLAERGATAVGVHSASGRAEQFVADRGGWALPLGGEHVHGAIAEADVIIGSSGSGRQLGRETLAQLRRGAERPLTLVDLALSRDFDPATADLDDVELITLESVRLAAPEQAEAAVGEARVLVDAALAEYTESLRGRTAGEAITALRRHTLATLDEELERVRRRHGCTAAAEEVEFALRRMVKQLLHGPTVRARQFAADGRLDEYERALQVLFDIDVAPARPTAPLGTECPAHDDSSRSERTA; encoded by the coding sequence GTGACACTCTTCTGCCTTGCTGCCTCCCATCACGACGTCGACCTGGACACCGTGGCGCGCCTGAGCGCCGGATCCTCCGACGTCCTCGCCGCCGTGCCCACCGGCTCCGCCAAGGGCGCCGTCGTCCTGGCCACGTGCAACCGCGTGGAGATCTATGCCGAGGCCGCCGACGCAGACGTCTCCGGCGCGAGCGAGCAGATCGTCTCGGCCCTGGCGGACAGCGCCGACGTGGAGGTCGACGTCGCACGCCGAGCCCTGCGGACCCTGGGACCCCAGGCCACTGCACGGCACCTCTTCGAGGTCGGCGCGGGACTGGACTCGGCCGTCGTCGGCGAGCGAGAGATCGCCGGTCAGGTGCGCCGCGCACTCCTGGAGGCCCGCGAGGCCGGCACCGCCACCGGCCCGCTCGTGCGGCTGTTCGAGTCGGCGACGCGCACCGCGAAGGACATCGGCTCACAGACCGCTCTCGGGGCCACCGGCCGCTCGGTGGTCACCGTCGCCCTGGACCTGACGGAACAGCTGCGAGGCCTGCACGGCGAGGAGGAGCGCGCCGCGTTCTGGGCCGAGGCCAACGTGCTGCTGATCGGCACCGGCTCCTACGCGGGCACGACGCTGGCGCAGCTGGCCGAGCGCGGAGCCACCGCCGTCGGCGTGCACTCCGCCTCGGGCCGCGCCGAGCAGTTCGTGGCGGACCGCGGCGGCTGGGCCCTGCCCCTGGGCGGCGAGCACGTGCACGGTGCGATCGCCGAGGCGGACGTCATCATCGGCTCCTCGGGCTCCGGGCGGCAGCTCGGACGGGAGACTCTGGCGCAGCTGCGCCGCGGCGCCGAGCGCCCCCTCACGCTCGTGGACCTGGCTCTGAGCCGTGATTTCGACCCGGCGACGGCCGACCTCGACGACGTCGAGCTGATCACCCTCGAGTCGGTGCGTCTGGCCGCCCCCGAGCAGGCGGAGGCCGCCGTCGGCGAAGCCCGCGTGCTCGTCGATGCGGCACTGGCGGAGTACACCGAGTCGCTGCGGGGGCGCACCGCGGGCGAGGCCATCACGGCGCTGCGCCGCCACACCCTCGCGACCCTGGACGAGGAACTCGAGCGAGTGCGTCGCCGGCACGGGTGCACCGCGGCCGCCGAGGAGGTCGAGTTCGCGCTGCGCCGCATGGTCAAGCAGCTGCTGCACGGCCCGACGGTACGCGCGCGGCAGTTCGCGGCCGACGGCCGGCTCGACGAGTACGAGCGCGCCCTGCAGGTGCTCTTCGACATCGATGTGGCCCCCGCACGACCGACGGCCCCGCTGGGCACGGAGTGTCCCGCGCACGACGATTCGTCTCGCTCAGAGCGCACCGCCTGA
- a CDS encoding PHP domain-containing protein, whose amino-acid sequence MSDPRYDLHTHSTASDGTQPPSEVVRSAQRAGLDGIALTDHDTTAGWAEAMHTARETGTLLVPGMEFTCRTHEGISVHLLAYLPDPDDEAMVAETRRARAARLERAQLMVERLAEDFDITWQRVLDHAGEDATIGRPHLADALVAIGAVSNRSEAFAHILTGSSKYYVPHYAPDPSHAVRLVRAAGGVPVFAHPLAAARGRVVGDEVFEQMIEAGLAGLEVEHRDNPPEARERLSALAQRHGLFTTGSSDYHGAGKPNRLGEHLTHPEVLAEIERQGTGTPVVRS is encoded by the coding sequence ATGAGTGATCCGCGCTACGACCTGCACACGCATTCGACAGCCTCCGACGGCACACAGCCCCCGTCCGAGGTCGTGCGGTCCGCGCAGCGGGCGGGGTTGGACGGGATCGCGCTGACCGATCACGACACGACCGCCGGCTGGGCCGAAGCGATGCACACGGCGCGCGAGACGGGGACGCTGCTCGTGCCGGGCATGGAGTTCACCTGCCGCACCCACGAGGGGATCAGCGTCCACCTGCTGGCCTACCTGCCCGACCCCGACGATGAGGCGATGGTGGCCGAGACGCGCCGGGCGCGGGCGGCACGCCTGGAACGGGCGCAGCTGATGGTCGAGCGGCTCGCCGAGGACTTCGACATCACGTGGCAGCGCGTGCTCGACCACGCCGGTGAGGACGCGACGATCGGTCGGCCGCATCTGGCCGACGCGCTCGTGGCCATCGGCGCGGTGTCCAACCGCTCGGAGGCCTTCGCCCACATCCTCACCGGCTCGTCGAAGTACTACGTGCCGCACTACGCCCCGGACCCGTCCCACGCGGTGCGGCTGGTGCGGGCGGCCGGCGGCGTGCCGGTGTTCGCGCATCCGTTGGCCGCCGCGCGGGGACGCGTCGTCGGCGATGAGGTGTTCGAGCAGATGATCGAGGCCGGACTCGCCGGTCTCGAAGTGGAACACCGGGACAACCCGCCCGAGGCGCGGGAGCGCTTGAGCGCTCTGGCCCAGCGGCACGGCCTGTTCACGACGGGCTCCTCGGACTACCACGGGGCGGGCAAGCCCAACCGCCTGGGCGAGCACCTGACCCATCCGGAGGTGCTCGCCGAGATCGAACGGCAGGGGACCGGCACCCCGGTCGTGCGATCGTGA
- a CDS encoding DUF3107 domain-containing protein has product MEIRIGVQHASREVVLETEQSADEVRAAVDAALADGSVLALTDKKGRQVVVPGAKIAFVEIGAQKAAPLGFAAS; this is encoded by the coding sequence ATGGAGATCCGCATCGGCGTGCAGCACGCCAGCCGCGAGGTGGTCCTGGAGACCGAGCAGAGCGCCGACGAGGTGCGGGCCGCCGTGGACGCGGCGCTCGCCGACGGCTCCGTGCTCGCCCTGACCGACAAGAAGGGCCGCCAGGTCGTCGTGCCCGGCGCGAAGATCGCCTTCGTCGAGATCGGCGCACAGAAGGCCGCGCCGTTGGGCTTCGCGGCGTCCTGA
- a CDS encoding protoporphyrinogen/coproporphyrinogen oxidase, with the protein MSQGQNATTPSAADPQTAGTEARTALVIGGGLAGLLSALRLAQQGYAVTLAEATSVLGGAVSARYLDVPSVDTAGGEQLQTLELDGGAEAFAVRGTAVHELLAELGIDGRVVAPDAGRSWIHAAHGSFRAPALGLLGIPGDLDAADTLAALSDAGLDRARQDLRTDTSGWRAALEAGEEITVGALVQDRMGEEVLERLVRPIVAGVHSADPFAVDARRVAPELVEAMVEHGSLSAGVAALRAAHAPGSAVAGLDGGMNRLTQALLSALSEAGASVLRGVRVAALKRLSDAGGWWAQISDRDEEVVRGLDVDRVVLAVDGAAAWDLLAPASGGDLEQDDAPALSEGVALVTLVVDHAGLDTAPRGTGVLVAEDAGVAAKALTHATAKWGWLAEVVRRPDDEGLARHPHRHVLRLSYGRHGGLDPLGFRSSDEQLTDQAVEDAAVLTGLPIQADDVVASTVVRWRACIPPQAGPDRTQFTRLLEWADRVEGLDVVGSWADGTGLAAVTAGVERRFGRSAGAISSPAEATHPHLGDGDVATEEKEITR; encoded by the coding sequence ATGAGTCAGGGCCAGAACGCGACGACCCCGTCCGCCGCGGACCCGCAGACCGCCGGCACCGAAGCGCGCACAGCGCTGGTGATTGGCGGCGGGCTCGCCGGCCTGCTCAGCGCGCTGCGCCTGGCCCAGCAGGGCTACGCGGTGACCCTGGCCGAGGCGACCTCGGTGCTCGGCGGAGCGGTGTCCGCCCGCTACCTCGATGTGCCGAGCGTCGACACCGCCGGCGGCGAACAGCTGCAGACCCTCGAGCTGGACGGCGGCGCCGAGGCGTTCGCCGTGCGCGGAACCGCCGTCCACGAGCTGCTGGCCGAGCTGGGCATCGACGGGCGCGTCGTCGCGCCGGACGCCGGACGCTCGTGGATCCACGCCGCCCACGGGTCGTTCCGCGCGCCGGCGCTCGGCCTGCTCGGCATCCCCGGGGACCTCGATGCCGCCGACACCCTCGCGGCGCTGTCCGACGCCGGCCTGGACCGGGCCCGTCAGGACCTGCGCACCGACACCTCCGGCTGGCGTGCGGCTCTGGAGGCGGGTGAGGAGATCACCGTAGGCGCCCTGGTGCAGGACCGCATGGGCGAGGAGGTCCTCGAACGTCTCGTACGTCCGATCGTCGCCGGGGTGCATTCCGCCGACCCGTTCGCCGTCGATGCCCGACGCGTCGCCCCCGAGCTGGTGGAGGCCATGGTGGAGCACGGCAGCCTGAGCGCCGGCGTGGCCGCCCTGCGCGCCGCGCACGCCCCGGGATCGGCGGTCGCCGGCCTCGACGGCGGCATGAATCGCCTGACGCAGGCTCTGCTGAGCGCCCTGTCCGAGGCCGGAGCCTCCGTGCTGCGCGGTGTGCGCGTGGCGGCGCTGAAGCGGCTGTCCGATGCGGGCGGCTGGTGGGCCCAGATCTCGGACCGTGACGAGGAGGTCGTGCGCGGCCTTGACGTCGACCGCGTCGTGCTCGCCGTCGACGGGGCGGCCGCGTGGGACCTGCTGGCCCCCGCCAGCGGTGGGGACCTCGAGCAGGACGACGCGCCCGCGCTGTCCGAGGGCGTGGCGCTGGTGACCCTGGTCGTCGACCATGCGGGGCTGGACACGGCTCCGCGCGGCACCGGCGTGCTCGTCGCCGAGGACGCCGGTGTCGCCGCCAAGGCGCTCACACATGCCACCGCCAAGTGGGGATGGCTCGCCGAAGTCGTGCGTCGACCCGATGACGAGGGCCTCGCCCGGCATCCGCACCGCCATGTGCTGCGCCTGTCCTATGGGCGCCACGGCGGTCTCGACCCGCTCGGCTTCCGGTCCTCCGACGAGCAGTTGACAGACCAGGCCGTGGAGGACGCGGCCGTGCTGACGGGCCTGCCGATCCAGGCGGACGACGTGGTGGCCTCCACCGTGGTGCGCTGGCGGGCCTGCATCCCACCGCAGGCGGGACCGGACCGCACGCAGTTCACCCGGCTGCTCGAGTGGGCCGACCGCGTCGAGGGCCTCGACGTCGTCGGCTCGTGGGCCGACGGCACGGGGCTGGCTGCGGTCACCGCGGGCGTCGAGCGCCGCTTCGGCCGGTCGGCCGGGGCCATCTCGTCGCCCGCCGAGGCCACCCACCCGCATTTAGGCGACGGCGACGTCGCGACCGAGGAGAAGGAGATCACCCGATGA
- a CDS encoding aminopeptidase P family protein, whose amino-acid sequence METMSQNENQPETAPQAQDATASPAPPQPLADRVENRSQRPSSDAFRAFMGSQWAPASQELPDADASAPHAARRRAAVSARFPGERVVVPAGRLKVRSNDTDYRFRAHSAFAHLTGLGVDHEPDAVLVLEPTDEGAGDDGSNHEATLYFRPLAGRDSEQFYADPRSGEFWIGPRPTLAQMRARTGMRTAGLEELEVAVTKNAGAVEFGGLRIRLLRGSDLDMEALVDTSRINTGVDLESSDALDGELSEFCSELRLVKDEWEVEQLRGSVAATIAGFEDVVRALPRAIGHRRGERVVEGAFFARAREEGNDLGYDTIAAAGNNATILHWITNDGQVSDGDLLLLDAGVEADSLYTADITRTLPVNGAFTPVQRRVYQAVLDAADAAFAIVRPGIRFRDVHAEAMRVLVERLDDWGLLPVSPEVALSEQGQHHRRWMPHGTSHHLGLDVHDCAQAKRELYLDGVLEPGMVFTIEPGLYFKAEDLAVPEEYRGMGVRIEDDILVTADGAENLSAALPRTPEEVEAWMARLQG is encoded by the coding sequence ATGGAGACCATGAGCCAGAACGAGAACCAGCCCGAGACCGCCCCGCAGGCCCAGGACGCCACCGCGTCGCCGGCCCCGCCCCAGCCGCTGGCCGACCGGGTAGAGAACCGCTCCCAGCGCCCCTCCTCGGACGCCTTCCGCGCGTTCATGGGCAGCCAGTGGGCCCCCGCCTCGCAGGAGCTTCCCGATGCCGATGCCTCGGCCCCGCACGCGGCCCGCCGCCGCGCGGCCGTCTCCGCCCGCTTCCCCGGCGAGCGCGTCGTGGTGCCGGCCGGTCGGCTGAAGGTGCGCTCGAACGACACGGACTACCGCTTCCGCGCGCATTCAGCGTTCGCCCACCTGACCGGCCTGGGCGTCGACCACGAGCCGGACGCGGTGCTCGTGCTCGAGCCCACCGACGAGGGCGCCGGCGACGACGGTTCGAACCACGAGGCGACCCTGTACTTCCGTCCGCTCGCCGGCCGTGACTCCGAGCAGTTCTACGCGGATCCACGCTCGGGCGAGTTCTGGATCGGCCCGCGGCCGACGCTCGCCCAGATGCGCGCCCGCACGGGCATGCGCACCGCCGGGCTCGAGGAGCTCGAAGTGGCGGTGACCAAGAACGCCGGCGCCGTCGAGTTCGGCGGCCTGCGCATCCGTCTGCTGCGCGGCTCCGATCTGGACATGGAGGCGCTCGTGGACACCTCCCGGATCAACACGGGCGTGGACCTGGAGTCCTCCGACGCGCTCGACGGGGAGCTCTCCGAGTTCTGCTCCGAGCTGCGTCTGGTCAAGGACGAGTGGGAGGTCGAGCAGCTGCGCGGCTCGGTGGCGGCCACGATCGCCGGCTTCGAAGACGTCGTGCGGGCGCTGCCCCGCGCGATCGGCCACCGCCGCGGCGAGCGGGTCGTCGAGGGCGCCTTCTTCGCCCGCGCCCGCGAAGAGGGCAACGACCTGGGCTACGACACGATCGCGGCCGCCGGGAACAACGCGACGATCCTGCACTGGATCACCAACGACGGGCAGGTCAGCGACGGCGATCTGCTCCTGCTGGACGCCGGTGTCGAGGCGGATTCGCTCTACACCGCCGACATCACGCGCACGTTGCCCGTGAACGGGGCCTTCACGCCGGTGCAGCGCCGCGTCTACCAGGCGGTGCTCGACGCGGCGGACGCGGCCTTCGCGATCGTGCGCCCGGGCATCCGATTCCGCGATGTGCATGCTGAGGCGATGCGGGTGCTCGTCGAGCGCCTGGACGACTGGGGTCTGCTGCCGGTCTCGCCGGAGGTCGCCCTGTCCGAACAGGGCCAGCACCACCGGCGCTGGATGCCGCACGGCACGAGCCACCATCTCGGCCTGGACGTGCACGACTGCGCGCAGGCCAAGCGGGAGCTCTACCTGGACGGCGTGCTCGAGCCGGGCATGGTGTTCACGATCGAGCCGGGCCTGTACTTCAAGGCCGAGGACCTCGCGGTGCCCGAGGAGTACCGGGGCATGGGCGTGCGCATCGAGGACGACATCCTCGTCACCGCGGACGGGGCCGAGAACCTCTCGGCGGCGCTGCCGCGCACCCCGGAGGAGGTCGAGGCCTGGATGGCCCGCCTGCAGGGCTGA
- a CDS encoding ferrochelatase → MSQTRHTMPVAAAGRDYDAHGTMIPKDYDALLLASFGGPEGQDDVIPFLRNVTRGRGIPDERLEEVATHYRANGGVSPINEQNRALKAAIEAELDRRGLRLPVYWGNRNWAPYVPDALEQIHADGHRRVLTVTTSAYSCYSSCRQYREDMGMAMQKTGLEGTLDLDKARQYFNHPGFVEPFVEGLRADLASLREELGETAPIHVLFSTHSIPNSDAAAAGPRQLAAELRQDDAEVGEREGADVYSAQHLDVARHILAGVPEAQDLDWSLVYQSRSGPPSVPWLEPDINDRMEQLAGPDATGTQPAGFIVVPLGFVSDHMEVVWDLDTEARQTADELGVGFRRTPTPGTHPAFVAGLVDIVEERLGRRPGRAAVGCFEAWADVCRPDCCAKVMRDGSVRPTTSAVDAEVRGLAEHAAGAADGQG, encoded by the coding sequence ATGTCGCAGACCCGTCACACCATGCCCGTGGCCGCCGCGGGGCGCGACTACGACGCGCACGGCACGATGATCCCGAAGGACTACGACGCGCTGCTGCTGGCCTCCTTCGGCGGGCCCGAGGGCCAGGACGACGTCATCCCGTTCCTGCGCAACGTGACGCGCGGGCGCGGCATCCCGGACGAGCGCCTCGAGGAAGTCGCCACGCACTACCGCGCCAATGGCGGCGTGAGCCCGATCAACGAGCAGAACCGCGCCCTGAAAGCCGCCATCGAGGCCGAGCTGGACCGTCGCGGCCTGCGGCTGCCCGTGTACTGGGGCAACCGCAACTGGGCGCCGTACGTCCCGGACGCCCTCGAGCAGATCCACGCCGACGGCCACCGGCGCGTTCTGACCGTGACGACCTCGGCGTACTCCTGCTACTCCTCCTGCCGCCAGTACCGCGAGGACATGGGCATGGCCATGCAGAAGACGGGGTTGGAGGGCACGCTCGACCTGGACAAGGCCCGTCAGTACTTCAACCACCCCGGCTTCGTGGAGCCCTTCGTCGAGGGGCTGCGCGCCGACCTCGCGTCGCTGCGTGAGGAACTCGGCGAGACCGCGCCGATCCACGTGCTCTTCTCGACGCACTCGATCCCGAACTCGGACGCCGCTGCGGCCGGACCGCGTCAGCTCGCCGCCGAGCTGCGCCAGGACGACGCCGAGGTGGGTGAGCGCGAGGGGGCGGACGTGTACTCGGCCCAGCATCTCGACGTGGCCCGCCACATCCTCGCCGGCGTTCCCGAGGCGCAGGATCTGGACTGGTCGCTGGTCTACCAGTCCCGGTCGGGCCCGCCGAGCGTGCCGTGGCTCGAACCGGACATCAACGACCGCATGGAGCAGCTTGCCGGCCCGGACGCCACGGGTACGCAACCGGCCGGGTTCATCGTGGTGCCGCTGGGCTTCGTCTCCGACCACATGGAGGTCGTCTGGGACCTCGACACCGAGGCGCGGCAGACCGCGGACGAGCTCGGTGTCGGGTTCCGCCGGACCCCGACGCCGGGGACGCACCCGGCGTTCGTCGCCGGTCTGGTGGACATCGTCGAGGAACGCCTGGGCCGACGCCCCGGACGCGCCGCGGTCGGCTGCTTCGAGGCGTGGGCCGACGTCTGCCGTCCCGACTGCTGCGCCAAGGTCATGCGCGATGGCTCGGTGCGCCCGACGACCTCGGCCGTCGACGCCGAGGTGCGTGGCCTGGCCGAGCACGCGGCCGGCGCGGCCGACGGTCAGGGCTGA
- a CDS encoding DEAD/DEAH box helicase, which translates to MSEKPTENNHDAAPETEQTFADFGVHADMVAALSERGITRPFPIQSMTLPVALGGHDIIGQAKTGTGKTLGFGLPALQRAVGPGEPGWDELEAAGTAGAPQALVIAPTRELANQVAGDLVVAASKRSVRVATIYGGRAYEPQIEELQKGVEVVVGTPGRLIDLMRQGHLRLDLINTVVLDEADEMLDLGFLPDVETLLAAVPQRRQTMLFSATMPGPVVAMARRYMSHPTHIRASDPDDEGLTKKDIRQIVYRAHHMDKDELIARALQAEGRGRTIIFTRTKRTAARVADELNKRGFAAGPLHGDLGQGAREQALRAFRTGKVDILVATDVAARGIDVDDVTHVFNFQAPEDEKTYVHRVGRTGRAGNTGIAVTLVDWEDLPRWSLIDKALGLGQPQPPEMYSSSPQLFEDLNIPQGTKGRLPKDKRVLAGLDAEVLEDLGGPSAQKASGRGGESSRDGQRKGRGGRGRSGSKDGQRQQNGGRRRAGRRASDDAAGGTTSARDAAPRPDDAQGPPEPSGQKPSRGGRSGARRGGPAREGTGSADRSKSTPARSANSRSGGRTSSPEASRSAGTSRSRRSSDAAGREESATPSRRRTRRVRGRRTEGVEGADRDGIVIRRGAARRRGRDGR; encoded by the coding sequence ATGAGCGAGAAGCCCACCGAGAACAACCACGACGCTGCACCGGAGACCGAGCAGACCTTCGCCGACTTCGGGGTCCACGCGGACATGGTCGCCGCCCTGAGCGAGCGCGGCATCACCCGTCCGTTCCCGATCCAGTCGATGACCCTGCCGGTCGCCCTCGGCGGCCACGACATCATCGGCCAGGCCAAGACCGGAACCGGCAAGACCCTCGGCTTCGGCCTGCCCGCGCTGCAGCGGGCGGTCGGCCCGGGTGAGCCGGGCTGGGACGAGCTCGAGGCAGCCGGCACCGCGGGCGCCCCGCAGGCGCTCGTGATCGCACCGACCCGTGAACTGGCGAACCAGGTGGCCGGTGACCTTGTCGTCGCGGCGTCGAAGCGCTCGGTGCGCGTGGCGACCATCTACGGTGGCCGCGCGTACGAGCCGCAGATCGAGGAACTGCAGAAGGGCGTCGAGGTCGTGGTCGGCACCCCGGGCCGCCTGATCGACCTGATGCGCCAGGGCCATCTGCGCCTGGATCTGATCAACACGGTCGTGTTGGACGAGGCCGATGAGATGCTGGACCTGGGCTTCCTGCCGGACGTGGAAACCCTGCTGGCCGCCGTGCCGCAGCGCCGCCAGACCATGCTGTTCTCGGCGACGATGCCGGGACCGGTGGTCGCCATGGCCCGCCGCTACATGAGCCATCCGACCCACATCCGCGCATCGGACCCGGACGACGAGGGCCTGACGAAGAAGGACATCCGGCAGATCGTCTACCGGGCCCACCACATGGACAAGGACGAGCTGATCGCCCGGGCCCTGCAGGCCGAGGGCCGCGGCCGCACGATCATCTTCACCCGCACCAAGCGCACCGCCGCCCGCGTCGCCGACGAGCTGAACAAGCGCGGCTTCGCGGCCGGCCCGCTGCACGGCGATCTGGGCCAGGGTGCGCGCGAACAGGCCCTGCGCGCCTTCCGCACGGGCAAGGTGGACATCCTCGTGGCCACCGACGTCGCCGCCCGTGGCATCGACGTGGACGATGTGACGCATGTGTTCAACTTCCAGGCCCCGGAGGACGAGAAGACCTACGTGCACCGTGTGGGTCGCACCGGCCGCGCCGGCAACACGGGCATCGCCGTGACGCTCGTGGACTGGGAGGACCTGCCCCGCTGGTCCCTGATCGACAAGGCCCTGGGCCTCGGCCAGCCGCAGCCGCCGGAGATGTACTCCTCCTCCCCGCAGCTCTTCGAGGACCTGAACATCCCCCAGGGCACCAAGGGTCGCCTGCCCAAGGACAAGCGCGTGCTGGCCGGTCTCGACGCCGAGGTGCTCGAGGATCTCGGCGGCCCATCCGCGCAGAAGGCCTCCGGGCGCGGCGGGGAGTCCTCCCGGGACGGACAGCGGAAGGGACGCGGCGGTCGTGGCCGCTCCGGGAGCAAGGACGGCCAGCGGCAGCAGAACGGCGGCCGTCGTCGCGCCGGCCGCCGGGCCTCCGACGACGCCGCCGGCGGCACGACGTCCGCGCGGGACGCGGCGCCGCGTCCGGACGATGCCCAGGGGCCGCCGGAGCCGTCCGGTCAGAAGCCCTCGCGCGGGGGACGCTCCGGCGCTCGACGCGGCGGCCCGGCCCGTGAGGGGACGGGCTCCGCTGATCGGAGCAAGTCCACACCAGCACGCTCGGCAAACTCCCGCTCCGGTGGACGCACGTCCTCGCCGGAGGCCTCGCGCTCGGCAGGGACGTCCCGCTCTCGTCGATCCTCCGACGCCGCCGGCCGCGAGGAGTCCGCGACGCCGTCGCGACGTCGTACCCGCCGCGTACGAGGTCGCCGCACCGAGGGCGTCGAGGGCGCTGACCGCGATGGCATCGTGATCCGCCGCGGAGCCGCGCGCCGGCGCGGTCGCGACGGGCGCTGA
- the hemQ gene encoding hydrogen peroxide-dependent heme synthase, which yields MSETTTHPLAGKDWFTTYTIFAREQDAAPLQGEAAQSAVAEFDALVAELNEGGVTVRGTYDVSGMRPDADVMVWMYGERPEALQAAIRRLRRTRLLADTHIAMTAMGADRMAEFNKEHVPAFAEGREPLQWLCFYPFVRSYDWYLLDPAERARMLREHGKLGQDFPQVWANTTSAFGLNDWEWLLGLEAPELTDLVDMMRHLRNNETRMHVREEVPFYTGRRVSTDEIVEVLS from the coding sequence ATGAGCGAGACGACCACCCATCCACTGGCCGGCAAGGACTGGTTCACGACCTACACGATCTTCGCGCGCGAGCAGGACGCGGCCCCGTTGCAGGGCGAGGCTGCGCAGTCCGCCGTCGCCGAGTTCGACGCTCTCGTGGCCGAGCTGAACGAGGGCGGCGTCACTGTGCGCGGCACCTACGACGTCTCGGGCATGCGCCCGGACGCTGACGTCATGGTGTGGATGTACGGCGAGCGTCCCGAGGCGCTGCAGGCCGCGATCCGCCGCCTGCGCCGCACCCGTCTGCTCGCCGACACGCACATCGCCATGACCGCGATGGGCGCCGACCGCATGGCCGAGTTCAACAAGGAACACGTCCCCGCCTTCGCCGAGGGCCGCGAACCGCTGCAGTGGCTGTGCTTCTATCCTTTCGTTCGCTCCTATGACTGGTACCTGCTGGACCCGGCAGAGCGTGCCCGCATGCTGCGGGAGCACGGCAAGCTCGGCCAGGACTTCCCGCAGGTGTGGGCCAACACCACCAGCGCGTTCGGCCTCAACGACTGGGAGTGGCTGCTGGGCCTGGAGGCCCCCGAGCTGACGGACCTGGTGGACATGATGCGTCACCTGCGCAACAACGAGACCCGCATGCACGTGCGCGAGGAGGTCCCGTTCTACACCGGCCGCCGCGTGAGCACGGACGAGATCGTCGAGGTGCTGTCCTGA
- the hemE gene encoding uroporphyrinogen decarboxylase — protein sequence MSVQSSPQSASAAPAALPSDHPLRTREAARSTVSSPLVAALRGQRPQRHPVWFMRQAGRSLPEYRAVREGIGMLDSCLRPDLVREITMQPVRRHDVDAAIFFSDIVVPLRLAGVGVEIVPGVGPVLDSPVRSAADVAALPELQDSSLDVIREAVSATVEELGPRPLIGFAGAPFTLAAYMVEGRPSRDHLGPRTMMYADPAAWEALAGWAARVSGQFLRAQILAGASAAQLFDSWAGSLSATDYRQHVQEHSAAAFDAVADLAGPRVADGAPLLHFGTGTGEFLPLMRDAGASAVGVDHRISLAEAHRRLSAAAGPDGRSAVPLQGNIDPALLSAGWDVLEAHVRAVVASGALAPGHVVNLAHGVPPTTDPDTLTRVVELIHSLDVDREQQEDA from the coding sequence ATGTCAGTCCAGAGCTCGCCTCAGTCCGCGTCGGCGGCCCCCGCGGCCCTGCCCTCCGATCACCCGCTGCGCACCCGCGAAGCCGCGCGATCAACCGTGTCCTCGCCGCTGGTCGCTGCGCTGCGTGGGCAGCGGCCGCAGCGTCACCCGGTGTGGTTCATGCGTCAGGCCGGCCGTTCGCTTCCCGAGTACCGAGCGGTGCGTGAGGGGATCGGAATGCTCGATTCGTGCCTTCGACCGGATCTTGTGCGTGAAATCACGATGCAGCCGGTGCGGCGGCATGACGTGGACGCGGCGATCTTCTTCTCCGACATCGTGGTGCCGCTGCGTCTGGCGGGCGTGGGCGTCGAGATCGTGCCGGGGGTCGGGCCGGTGCTCGACTCGCCTGTGCGCTCCGCCGCCGACGTCGCGGCCCTGCCCGAGCTGCAGGACTCGTCCCTCGATGTGATCCGCGAGGCCGTGTCGGCGACCGTCGAGGAGCTGGGCCCGCGCCCGTTGATCGGCTTCGCCGGGGCACCGTTCACCCTGGCCGCGTACATGGTGGAGGGACGTCCCTCACGCGACCACCTGGGCCCGCGCACCATGATGTACGCCGACCCCGCCGCGTGGGAGGCGCTGGCCGGGTGGGCCGCTCGCGTCTCCGGTCAGTTCCTGCGCGCCCAGATCCTGGCCGGCGCCTCCGCGGCGCAGCTGTTCGACTCCTGGGCCGGTTCGCTTTCGGCCACGGATTATCGCCAGCACGTGCAGGAGCACTCCGCCGCCGCGTTCGACGCGGTCGCCGATCTGGCCGGTCCTCGGGTCGCCGACGGCGCCCCGCTGCTGCACTTCGGCACCGGCACGGGGGAGTTCCTGCCCCTGATGCGCGACGCCGGGGCGAGCGCGGTCGGCGTCGACCATCGCATCAGCCTCGCCGAGGCCCATCGTCGGCTCAGCGCTGCTGCCGGCCCGGACGGACGCTCGGCCGTGCCCCTGCAGGGCAATATCGACCCTGCCCTGCTCTCGGCCGGCTGGGACGTGCTCGAGGCCCACGTGCGCGCGGTGGTCGCCTCCGGCGCACTGGCCCCGGGCCACGTCGTGAACCTGGCCCACGGGGTGCCGCCGACGACCGATCCGGATACGTTGACCAGGGTGGTGGAGCTGATCCACAGCCTCGACGTCGACCGCGAGCAGCAGGAGGACGCATGA